GGTCCCCGCATGCCCTGCCTGGGCCCCCTGCAGCCACCCCATGGCATCGCCAGGCCCCCTCCTCCCTGTACCACACAGCCTCACCGGGCCCCCTGAAGCCACCCACATGCCCTGCTGGGCCCCCCGCAGCCACCCCATGGCCTCATcaggccccctcctccctgcaccccaccgGGCCCTCCGCAGCCACCCACACGCCCTGCCTGggccccctctccctgcaccccacacaTCACAGCCTCGCCAGGCCCGGGCCCCCTGCAGCCACTCACATGCCCTGCCCaggccccctctccctgcaccccatggTCTGCCTGGGCCCCCCCGCAGCCTCACTGggcccctcctccctgcaccccacaccctcgCCAGGCCCCATCTTCCCTGCACCCATCCCACAACCTGTCAGACCCCATGTCCCCTACTACAtcccccctgcctggccccctgcCAGGACCCTCCTCTGGTGCCTACTGGTGGCATAAGCTCAGCCCTGGGTTGGGCTTTGCCCAGGGTCTTCGCTGGCAGCAGGTACCGCTAAGTGCCCccaaatgccagccccagccccctaccaGGGACCCGCATCCTGCCAGCTCCTCGGGGAGCCCGGCTTTCCCACCTGCCCGCACACGGAGCTCTGGCCCCCCGTACCCAGCTTGGTGAAGAACTCCCTGAGGGTGCCCATGAGGTCCCCCAGCGTCAGGCCGTAGTCGGCCACCACCCCCTCGATCTGGTGGAACTCGGCCAGGTGGGTGGCGTCCAGTGTCTCATTCCGGAAGACCCGGTCAATGGAGAAATACTTGGCTGGGGTGAACTTCTCctgggagggcagggaagagaggtgtcagtcacagccccagcccaccccctgCGGCATGGGATCCCAGCCCCTTGAGCCCCAGCCACTGCGGGCAGCagagctctgccccccacccggGGGGGAGCCGTggcacctcccacctgctgggCCAGCCGGTAGAGCATGCGGGCGCTGACGGCTGTGGTGTGCGTCCGCAGGATGTTCTTCCGCGCCTCCTCCAGCTTCCAGTCGTATTTGTACCTGGGGGGTGAGAGCCGGGACACGCTGGACATGGGCAGGGAGAGCCCCCCCTGGCACCAGGCTGCAGGGCACACAtcgctgggggaaggggagggcggaACGTTCCCCCCCCACCCTACAGTCCCCCCAGTGCAGGCGAGCTCCCAGCTGAACTTTGTGAATCCAGGCGCCGAAGGGTTAAGCGGTACCCAAGGGACAGAGGCAGGTGCCACAAGCAGccaagggggggcagggggagcctgcCCCCCTAAACCAGGCACCCCACCCAGCctgggctggatcagagccagtgtCCCCTAGAGaagaaaggccccgtgtcccatttcccacccccaccccgagatCAGCCAGtcgctgcagccctggggccgCCCGTAAGTgcggaaaggccccatgtcccatttcccacccccaccccgagatCAGCCTGTTCTTCTGGGCTCCAAGGCCAGCCGGCCAGCGGGGGACGCTCACCCCTGGGAGCCGTAGCCTCCTTGTGAGTGGATCTTCTTCACTCTCTTCAGGTAGTCCGTGGGGAAGTCCGTGGCTTCGGCAGGATCTGGGGGAATCCAGGATGTGCAAAggggactggagccaccaggggaCCGGGGATGCTAGATGGTCCGGGAGGGAGCCCAAGGGGCAGCAGAGGTGGCGAGTGGGGCTAATGTGGGTGCAAGATGctgcaccctccccccagctagATACCCCCCATTTAGCCACAGGGCTAGGTGAGCATCcggcccctcactgccccccagcctgggggggCTGGGACTCCGTGAACTTCCCACAGCGCCTCTGCGACAAGGAGCCCTGGCGGAGACCCTGCGAGCTCGCACAGGAGGCAGCCCCGGGGTGCAGGCGGCGCCCCACAGGGCTGCGGATGGGCCTgctggcagcaggggctggcgGATGACTGACCCTGCAGGAAGAAGGTGTCGTGCTGGTCACGGGCCGGGTGCTGCTGCGGCTGGAAGAGGGCGTCGAAGTTCCAGAAGGAGCTCTCGATGAAGTTATTGGTGGGCATTTCTGTGAAACTGAGCGAGACCCGGGACCAGTGAGCACCCCCCGCTCCGGAGAGAGCAGGGCAGTCCTGGCACTGTGCGGGCACTGCCACCCATGGGCAGGGGCACAAGGCCCCTGGATGGTGAGAGGAGACGTCACAAGAGGAGCCCACAGCAGCTTCCAcgcacacccaccccctggggGGCGGCACCAGGCAGCACCACTGGCCACAGAGAcgggagtgacttgcccaaagctacCCAGCAAAAGAACGGCTGAGCCAGGACTCACTCTGACCcctacaccccctcccctccctgagccatggggagaacccaggagtcctggctcgcaACACTGGAGATCATGCTGAAGGGAACAGTCCCGGGCCGGGCTGGCTGGCACCTAGCGGGTGctgtctccctgcccctcccgaAGAAGAGGGCTGGCACCAGCTGTGCAGACCCTGGCCAGTACCCACCACTGCAGGACACGTTCTGCATTCTGCACCGCTGCCCCCCCGGGCAGATGCCCCATGCCTATCGCCAGGGTAGGGACTGAAGGGGCACACGCGGCTACTCACCCCATCTCGAGGAAGATCTGTCTGAACTGCGTGCGGACCTTGAGCAGCGGGTGGAGGTGCCCGCTCTCCGGCATGATCCCCAGCGCCTCAAAGTTGTACGCCTTGAACTTCAGGTCACGCCACGAGCCGCTGTGGACGAATGGGGAGGAAGGTCACAGGGGGCAAGCCCTGGGGAACCTACTGAGTGAGTAACAGGCCTTGTACAGCACCTTCCACCCAACAtgccgctgaaatgcagccacctctggggtggagggcagcagccagccagcacGCAACAGTGGGGACAAGAGGACCCAGGCCACAGCCAACGTCCATGCAGGGCTTGTCTGAAAGACCCACCAGGCTGAGCCACATGGACTTTGTACATCtaccagtgaggggaggggggcccAGGGGGATTTGAACCCACAGCGAACATGGAGGAAGAGCCCAGAGAATGGGGCCAAGTCGACATTTCAGCCGTAGCTGGAAGCGGGGAAAGAGGAAGCAGTgggagctgccagggcaggagggaAGCCAACTGTCCCAGCCGACGCTGGAGAATCGGGTGTCATCAGCTTCACACTCCCACCCCCGCCATGACCAGTCAGCAAGCAGAGAGCAACCCCAGCTGCTTCCTGAGCCAACGGCCTCCACCCCCTCGCCAAGGGGTGACACGAGCTATGCCTGAGGCACTGTaccccccacacccacctgcTCAGCCGCCCCATGGCCGCCTAGCCATCAGAACCCCCACCCCATGGGCCCTGTGGTACTGGCACTCCAAGCTGCTTGGGTGACACTAGCATCCCCTCACTTCCTCGCCCCCTGCCCGCCCAGGAGCGACTCTAGTGTCTAGACATTGGGGAAGAGCGGAGGCTGCCAGGAAGTCGAGAGATTTGAGTTCAAAAGTTGTGGTCGTGGCTTGTTAAGGTTGCAGTCTTGGTGAGGTCGGTTCCAACGCCATAAAACCCCACGTTCCACCCCCAGCCAAACCCGTACAAAAGCAGGTTTTTTGAGTGGCGTTGTGATCCCACATGCCAAGACAAAATGCCACTCGTATCTGGCCTGAAGGGGAGGCTGGGCCAAACCTGGGTCTGTGGATTGCGACCTGCCACGTGGGGCCACACCACCACTCAACTGTGCGGCAGgcataaaaaaaaccctctcagtTCCTGCAACAATCTCGCAGCTCCCGCTGTTCTTACAGCCTCGTGCACGGCCTTTTACCCAGCGTGCGAGCCCACTGGGGGCGCCCCCGCCTGCCATCACAGAAGCCGCAGAGCCCTGCCAGGGCCGGGAGGCCCTGGCTGTCTGCAGAGGGATTCCCAAGGACTACGTTTATGGGTGCGCTGCGGCAGCTCCGCCACGTTCCTAGCGCAGCACGGAGGGCAAGGCCGCCGGCTCTGAGGCAGGCAGCGTGCGCCTCACCTGGCGAGCATCTCTGGAGTGAGGTCCGTCTCCTGCTTGGTGACCGTGGTGCTGAAGGCGCTGCCTTTCCGGATCCAGTAGGTCTTGATGTTCCTGTACCcaagaaggggagaggagaggtgacCCCAGCAGGAAGCCTAGTGCCAAAGATCATCGCTTGGGACTGGGGGAAGAATGCAGCAGAGCCAGGCAGCCCATTTGCCTAACGAACCACATCGGGCCCTTGGGACTTCTACTGGCCTTTAAAGTGGCGGCCCAGTTCATCTAGCCGACAGATCCCAGCGTGGCCCATTCCGTCTTCGGCCAAGCCACCCTGCACGCTGGGCGCTGTAGCCTGAGTGGGCTGCACCCACGCCAGCTGCTACAATCCACGAGCCAGGACACAGCCGGCCCTTGGCAGGACTGGACGTCCTGGCTGGGGGCCCAGCACCAGGCTGGCTAAGCAGCACAgcctggggggaggtggggggctgtcAGACACGGCGAGCTGCCCCACCACCACAGGACAGACCAGAAGCAGGGACCTGGAGAGTGACTGGATTAGGGACTCTGCACAGAGGCAGCGAGAAACAGACCCACCAGCTGCTGCCctctggtggggagaggggaatgtgCACCCCACAGGGACAACCAGACCCATGCCTACTCCTTGAGCACAGGGGAGCCCCAGCACCCCACATTACTGCTGGGGAGAATCCCTGACTCCCATccatgctgcagcagcagagggatCCAAGCCAGGGGAGGGGGCGAGGGGGCTCAGCTCACACTTCCATCAGGAGTTTCCGCTTCTTCAGTTCGTTCCTGTCTTTCTCCTCCAGGCTCTCAGCCTCTCCCCGCTGCACCAGCTGCAGCTTCTCCTGCACCAAGTCCTGCACGCTCTCCACCTGggggccaggagggcagcagtGAGCACCCACCAGAGGCGCACAGCTGGGTGTGAGGACACCCCTGGGCGTGGGAGCATTCCCCTTGccctgctggggatggggaagcaGCCTTCGCAGGTGCCCAAGGCAGCCTGGCCCAGCGGCTCGAGCTGTGCCAGCACTGTGCCATTGCTACTGGCAGAGGGTGGAATAACCTTGTACATTTCCATAGTGCTTCTCCGCCCAGGGTCCAACCGCCCGCCCGGGGCTCACCGCTCAGCCTGCGAGAGCTAAAGGGTCTCTGCTCGGCCCAGGAGGGGAGATTCAAAGGGGGATTTGGGGCCCAGGTGGGCCCAGCTTGGAAATCTCCCTTCGGACGAAAGCCCCGTCACGGAACACTCACCGCCCGGAAGACGCGTGGACCCCCGTCCGCGTTCTTGTCCAGCCGCACCCACTTGTTGGACATGGCCTTGCTGAACCC
The sequence above is a segment of the Gopherus evgoodei ecotype Sinaloan lineage unplaced genomic scaffold, rGopEvg1_v1.p scaffold_40_arrow_ctg1, whole genome shotgun sequence genome. Coding sequences within it:
- the FARSA gene encoding phenylalanine--tRNA ligase alpha subunit isoform X2, with the translated sequence MSPAMATDGPALAELLLQRLERAGGGGLGSLEAAAALGLEHQQLVIEAEQRSSKRWELTPEGKEIVQEGSHEARVFDSIPAEGLPQSELMKLPSGKVGFSKAMSNKWVRLDKNADGGPRVFRAVESVQDLVQEKLQLVQRGEAESLEEKDRNELKKRKLLMEVNIKTYWIRKGSAFSTTVTKQETDLTPEMLASGSWRDLKFKAYNFEALGIMPESGHLHPLLKVRTQFRQIFLEMGFTEMPTNNFIESSFWNFDALFQPQQHPARDQHDTFFLQDPAEATDFPTDYLKRVKKIHSQGGYGSQGYKYDWKLEEARKNILRTHTTAVSARMLYRLAQQEKFTPAKYFSIDRVFRNETLDATHLAEFHQIEGVVADYGLTLGDLMGTLREFFTKLGISQLRFKPAYNPYTEPSMEVFSYHRGLQKWVEVGNSGIFRPEMLLPMGLPEGVSVIAWGLSLERPTMIKYGINNIRELVGHKVNLQMVYDGPLCRLDA
- the FARSA gene encoding phenylalanine--tRNA ligase alpha subunit isoform X1, translated to MSPAMATDGPALAELLLQRLERAGGGGLGSLEAAAALGLEHQQLVGAVKSLQALGEVIEAEQRSSKRWELTPEGKEIVQEGSHEARVFDSIPAEGLPQSELMKLPSGKVGFSKAMSNKWVRLDKNADGGPRVFRAVESVQDLVQEKLQLVQRGEAESLEEKDRNELKKRKLLMEVNIKTYWIRKGSAFSTTVTKQETDLTPEMLASGSWRDLKFKAYNFEALGIMPESGHLHPLLKVRTQFRQIFLEMGFTEMPTNNFIESSFWNFDALFQPQQHPARDQHDTFFLQDPAEATDFPTDYLKRVKKIHSQGGYGSQGYKYDWKLEEARKNILRTHTTAVSARMLYRLAQQEKFTPAKYFSIDRVFRNETLDATHLAEFHQIEGVVADYGLTLGDLMGTLREFFTKLGISQLRFKPAYNPYTEPSMEVFSYHRGLQKWVEVGNSGIFRPEMLLPMGLPEGVSVIAWGLSLERPTMIKYGINNIRELVGHKVNLQMVYDGPLCRLDA